Proteins encoded together in one Amblyomma americanum isolate KBUSLIRL-KWMA chromosome 1, ASM5285725v1, whole genome shotgun sequence window:
- the LOC144094414 gene encoding uncharacterized protein LOC144094414: MTYYFTGFVRSPGGLLKMIQILIGLVLMLILMGGHYDVSTGLYRLRIDAFLMTMTVFTFVLTSALLLMCTIMGSTELPNSVLYRINYLLATITYFPFTVGFIFEEYMHGDVKQTIAGGVLSITNSLIYMFNLCVSYELRCLRGPRRDRHAKGRKSKGKGKGKGKKGDLDILMDMDRAGGAGRPGRIRNERDLLATGDVETFHRLQQIQRMNRLLENDPIMFHQQASYLMGAQQAYLDQQYAAQSGGSAAAMTAQLHGGGMPPADEFAAPRDDRLARRVVHEVYRGEFLPGEEYLMQQPAVGKEYIIPIQVEGKSSQTSGTTTAEKSETPKKDAKSPKGKKGKKSPKKDKGGKKGSKDKKKGSKKGSKKGSKSKKKGSKGKKGGKKGSKKGSKKGSKKGSKKGSKSKKKGSKGKKKKSKGKKKKK, translated from the exons ATGACGTACTACTTTACGGGCTTCGTGCGGAGTCCTGGAGGGCTCTTGAAAATGATCCAAATC CTCATCGGTTTGGTGTTGATGTTGATCCTAATGGGTGGACACTACGACGTCAGCACGGGCCTGTACCGCCTCCGCATCGACGCGTTCCTGATGACGATGACCGTGTTCACGTTCGTCCTCACGTCCGCTCTCCTTCTTATGTGCACCATCATGGGCTCTACGGAGCTGCCCAACTCTGTCCTG TACCGAATTAACTACCTGCTGGCCACTATTACATACTTCCCGTTCACCGTGGGTTTCATCTTTGAAGAGTACATGCATGGAGACGTCAAGCAGACCATCGCAGGAGGG GTACTGAGCATCACCAATTCGCTAATTTACATGTTCAACCTGTGCGTGAGCTACGAGCTGCGCTGCCTGCGCGGTCCGCGCCGCGATCGCCACGCCAAGGGCAGGAAGAGCAAGGGAAAAGGCAAGGGAAAAGGCAAGAAGGGCGACCTGGACATCCTGATGGACATGGACCGGGCCGGTGGCGCTGGTCGGCCGGGCCGCATCCGCAACGAGCGGGACCTGCTGGCCACTGGCGACGTGGAGACCTTCCACCGGCTCCAGCAGATCCAGCGCATGAACCGGCTTCTGGAGAACGACCCCATCATGTTCCACCAGCAGGCCAGCTACTTGATGGGTGCCCAGCAGGCGTACTTGGACCAACAGTACGCGGCGCAGTCCGGTGGGTCAGCCGCTGCCATGACGGCCCAGCTTCACGGCGGCGGCATGCCTCCGGCCGACGAGTTCGCTGCTCCGCGCGACGACCGGCTGGCGCGCAGAGTGGTGCACGAGGTGTACCGCGGTGAGTTTCTGCCAGGCGAGGAGTACCTGATGCAGCAGCCTGCTGTGGGCAAGGAGTACATCATCCCGATCCAGGTGGAGGGCAAGTCATCGCAAACTTCGGGCACCACGACGGCGGAAAAAAGCGAGACGCCCAAGAAGGACGCCAAGTCACCCAAGGGCAAGAAGGGCAAGAAGTCGCCTAAGAAGGACAAGGGCGGCAAAAAGGGATCCAAGGACAAGAAGAAAGGCAGCAAGAAAGGCAGCAAAAAGGGCTCCAAGAGCAAGAAGAAGGGCTCCAAAGGCAAGAAAGGCGGCAAGAAAGGCAGCAAGAAGGGCAGCAAGAAGGGAAGCAAGAAGGGGAGCAAAAAGGGCTCGAAAAGCAAGAAGAAAGGATCAAAGggtaaaaagaagaaaagcaaaggcaagaagaaaaagaagtaa